The Benincasa hispida cultivar B227 chromosome 9, ASM972705v1, whole genome shotgun sequence genome has a segment encoding these proteins:
- the LOC120086685 gene encoding calmodulin-like protein 3 yields MILTPTAIAAASTKLPPLSFLFFSINLPNYCDHSRAYNSSWSTNFSIVDVESLCTMSPLNSSDLQRIFETIDRNGDGFVSMEELNLLLNRIGVDLASEDLESLTGKSKIDLNEFLCLYESISEKKEGENRGSEEVESDLLNAFMVFDENRDGFISCDELENVLVRLGLWNDERCGGCGGDYCRRMIGAFDMDLDGRIDFQEFKNMMNSSNSPS; encoded by the coding sequence ATGATATTGACGCCGACCGCCATAGCTGCAGCTTCTACCAAGCTTCcccctctttcttttcttttcttctctataaATTTACCAAATTACTGCGACCATAGTAGAGCTTACaattcatcctggtcaacaaATTTCTCAATCGTAGATGTTGAATCCTTATGCACTATGTCTCCATTGAACTCCTCCGATTTGCAGAGGATTTTTGAAACGATCGATAGAAATGGCGACGGCTTCGTGAGCATGGAGGAGCTCAATTTGCTGCTTAATCGAATCGGCGTGGACTTAGCTTCGGAGGATCTGGAGTCATTAACTGGTAAATCGAAGATTGATTTGAATGAATTCTTGTGTCTTTATGAATCGATATCGGAGAAAAAGGAGGGTGAGAACAGGGGAAGCGAGGAGGTTGAGAGTGATCTTTTGAATGCATTCATGGTGTTCGACGAAAATCGCGATGGTTTCATTTCGTGCGACGAGCTTGAGAATGTGTTAGTGAGATTGGGTCTTTGGAATGATGAGCGCTGTGGTGGCTGCGGTGGTGATTATTGTAGACGTATGATCGGAGCGTTTGATATGGATTTGGATGGGCGGATTGATTTTCAGGAATTCAAGAACATGATGAACTCTTCCAACTCGCCTTCTTAG